The genome window AGGAAACACCATCTCTTTACCCCGATGACTGGCAGCCACCAGGCCTCCCAGATGAAACTATCACATCTGTCCATTCCTGCTCGGATGGCATGGTATCAGCATCCTTGCAGCCACATCCTTGTACAGATGCCAGTATCGTACTTGTGAAGCCGTTTGATGGGCTCCCACCAGTTGACATCTAAAACTCCCCTAAAATTGTAAACCACCTCAAATCAAGAAAATCACCATTCTCCTCCCGTGACCCATGAcaccatgaaaatgaaaacctcctcctcagGACAGCAGCACCATGTCTTTGCTCAGTGCTGTAAACGCCTGAGCGGCGTGGTGCAGCATGTCAGGGCGACatggtggctcagtggttagcactgtggCCTCACAGAAGGTCCTGGGTTCAGCCCACTTGTTTCTGTTTGGAGTCTTCACGTTCTTCCTGTGTCTGCGTGGGTTTACTCCGAGTACTTcggtttcctcccacactcCAAAGACATGATGTCTGGACAAATTGGAAACTCTAAATTGGCGACAAAAAATAGgccaaaacaaaactaataataaataataataaaaaaaaagaaataaagttgAAGCTGAAGTTATTACCTGTATATGCACTACCTTTAAGATTATGACTTCCTTCTTTGATGAGTGTCATATTCTGCAGTGCTAATAATTCATGAATTAACTGCTGCCACTTTGTGTCTCATAATAAGGTACACTACAAGTAATATCGTAATTATAGAGAACAGTGGTTTTCCACTGAGACCAGGTAAATATGAGGAGTTGTTAAGTGATTAACGATataggagaagaagaaaaaaacatttttgctacacaaaattttttatatatatacttttctcaaattgtttgaaatgttttacctCCTCGAAACGCTGTTCCCTTCACACATTGTTTCATggcaattaaaacaaatgacttACATGAAACAATGTGTGAAGGAAAAAGCGTTTTCTTTAACTGAAGTGCTCATCTTCATCAATCGTGTCATCTCTAGGCtattaaaccaaaaatatttggAACTTGTGATCTATTACAAGCTGAATTTaagaaaacatataaacataatgTAAGGAGTACACATGAATGGAGTTGTTGATTAAATAGGACAGCAGAATTAGTTGATTGTTGTTTAGAAATGATCAAATCTTATATCTTGTTCTACTTTTCCAGTGAGCTGAAGACTGAAAAACTTGTTCACATGTAGCTGATCAGTTCTTTCTTTTACTAAATGGAGATATACTGAGTAAAGAGTCAGTTCTCCTCTCAACGGCAGCTGTCACTGCTGTCAGGTGTCAAAGGTCACCTGCTCCAAATACAGCTGAGAGATTGAATAATTTACAGTTATTCTTGTTGATTCTCATGTACACACAGGTTGGCCACATTGGTGAGGACTCGGTTGACTGCAATGATTGATAGTGATTCCAAACTAATCGTTGTTCACTTGTGTGATTTTTCAGGACAAAGACTGAGAAGTTGAATCTATCTAAAAGATTAAATCAAACCTTTCTTGTGGAAGTTTTTCAACAGTACTCAGACTACAATCTACAACAGTATGCCACCATGAAAAGATAATTGCTCAGTTTCTTGTTTTAGCAACATATTTTATGTTCAGTATGCTTACAGCCCCTATCTAGAATAAATACGTACTAGAggctttttagccatgctagcggctgtagggatggtaatgttggtccaccactttggtccagcctgaaatatttgtgcagacattcatggtccccagaggatgaaccctaatgactttgttgatcccaaTGTGATCGTGGTGCACGTTACATATCCACGCAGGGATGGATTAATGAACAAGCCTACATGGCATGGACCCAGGGGTCTTGGTGGTCAGGGGGCCCATAAGCGAGTGCCTCTTTATGAGGTTGGTTCACATTCcttgttggaaagtcaaagAGCTCAGTCAAAAGTGGGGATGCCCTGGTCACGTTTTCTTGCTCCTAACCCTGTTTTGAGATATCTTTGGCtattttttacaacataaaacagCTGCACACTTAAGATGTGGATTTCTTGAATGTATTAATTTCTGCTCCTCCACTTACAGTAGCTCTACCACAGTCAGAGATAATGTCTTATTGTTAACAGACAACACCAGAGCGGCCCATATTCTGATTGTTGTTTGTTGCAAAGTTGTCCAAGTTCAGCTCATTTAGTCTTTCAGCACTTCATATCAGTTaagattaaaacaaatgcacTCAAATCTCCCCCCAAAAGCACAGTAACTACACACGTGGTCCAATTTGAGTTAAGACCTGAATCTGAGTTTTTGGCATCTGTTTTAccaaataaaaagtaattatgctatagattttttttttaaattctgtgaAAACATTGTGCAAATTTGCATTAACTACAGCAGCAGCTAAACTCATCCTGTAAAGCTACTGTTACAAGCTTAGCAGAGTATCCCCAACTgctttaaatcacacatttaaatgtatgtaattcTATATTCATCCATTTCAACTTTTTACTACAGAAAAAAGATATGGTAAAAGaaagtgtttcttttcttgAACAAACTAGTTCAAATGGTCAAGAAAGCTGAAGTAACACATTTTGTTAGTAGATCCTGTGTTTTCCCAGAGGCACAGTGCAGCTTTCAGGTAATACGTTCGGTCCATGGGAATGATTTTTAGGGGTAAAATAAGTAGCCTAAAACGGTATAAAATTAAGACATTACAACCTTTTTATCTGTTGCACAGTTTGCTGGTCAGTCTAAAACCTTTAAACCCTTTTTTCTTAACTTCGCCGCCTCTGTAGTTTCTTATCTCTGCCTTCGGAGGGCAGTGTGAATCAAGGGCATGATGGCCCTTTTCTCTAAACTCCCCGACCATTGTTTTCTCACAAATACAACATGTCAAGTCGTaattatgagagagagaaaacaatatttcattttaatatttttgtgtcaCTGAACATCAAGATTTGTATCAAAGTAAAGTATAAGAAACATGTCAGATTGTAATGATGAACGATGCAAAGAAAGTGAGAGTTGCTGTAAATGGTACACTGGACTTTGGATTCACTGCTTCTCATTTTGGGGCAAACCCAGGATCCAAGTCTGctctcaaagggctttacacaAAGCTCCTACACAGGGACACCAAGTGCTTCGTAGGtcagcagcaaatccttatgGGCCTGCCAGATACACAGTTGTTTCACACAAGCATGAATATCGCTACAAAAATAGACTGAACATCATCATTAGTGAAACAAATGCATGACAGCACTTTCAGGAAGTAAATTAACTACTAACCTTGGAAATCTGAGCTTTTCTAAACTGCAAGTTCTTGATAGAATTATTACGGAGTCAAGATATTcctaaaagcaaaaacaggtGTCTTTCACGTTCTTGTACAAACAGTAGGGCAACGTGTGCATAAAATACACACCGCAActtacaaaatatttcaaagaatGTAAATGACATCCATGATTAAGAGTACAAGGGTGTGAATGACTACAGAGGAGCAAACAAAAGACGGGATGTACAACAGTACCTCCATTTTGTTTATGACCCCACCAAGGGCACTTTGGTCCACGTTAGAGGCAGAAAGCACCGAGCTGAACTGAGCCTGCGTCTTCTTCACGTTGTCTGTCAGGTCTTTCAGCTTCTTTTCCAGCCGCATGATATTGGAATCTGCTTTAAGCTGCACCTTCTGAATATTCTCAGTGAATGTCTTGTGCAGGTTGTCCCTGTCCAGCTGAACCTGTGTGACATGTACACAGGAGCAcaagtgcgcacacacacacaaaaacagatgcaaaaacattcacataaaTACCCACAAGTGCACAAAGTATTTGGCTCACATAATTCAAGCGAACATTTGAGCAACATGACACTGCGCAACTCTCAGCTTTTACCTTGCTGATTTTCTGATCCAGCTCCTTACATTCCAATTTCAGCTCTTTCAGCTCCTTTTGACGCTGCTTTCTGACCTTGTGATCGAAATTCTGTCAGAAACAGTGTCACAAATCAACCTTATGCCTATGTACAGAATGCTACATGTCATTTTGTAAGAAACATGCTAAGCAAGGCACCAATTAAGGCACTGGTAGCAACAAATATAAGTGCACAAGTTGCAACAGTAAACTCCGTTTCAAAAATTCACAAACATCGACACCAACGTAACCTTTTTTGCCGCGTAGTATTTGGTTTTCTTCAGATTTTCAGCTATTTCCTCCTTGATTTTCGAGAGACGCTCAACTAAATGTTTGTTATCctccaaaagaagaaaaaagaagaaaaagagagaccagggccattttctttttattcagttttgtcttcatgtcttcattttgtttcttaaGAAAAGCCAATAAAACAtaccatgaaaataaaaaactggatCAAAGCTAgtgctgcaacaattagtcaaaCGACAGAAAATTGTCAACAATTCTGAGTCATTTATCGAGTGCGCACTTATACCCTGAGTGACACCGCCATATCCTCATCCTGTTGTATGGAGTCAACGAGTGCACTAGCCTCACTGAAAGCTTTGTTGTGGTCGTCTATAAGAGCATTGATGTGGCTGCGCCATCTATGATTACTTGTTGAAATATATCAGGGTAAAGAGAAACATTAAATCCACAGCTCAGATATCAGATATCAGAGTCAGATCCAGGGGCTCCGACTTGGGTGGTGGAttgctgccctctggtggagACCAAGCAGATTGCAAGCAAGTGGAGAGGCAGTAGGAGCTCCAATCGATGTGTGGGTTATGTTGACATAACATGGGAACCCCAGGACCAGTGGTGTGTTGGGAGACGAGATGAGTTGAAACTGAATCTTCTCCCGATGATTCCTGGAAAGCACCACAGACACGGGGGCAGTGCGATGGGTAAGTTGGCCTAAAGAGCTGCCATCCAAAGCCTCCACTGTACGAAGCAAACTTAGGGTCTCTGTGGGGAGACCAGCTTGTTGGACCAACGCCAAGTCTAAGAAGTTGCCCTTGGCTCCAGAGTCTATGAGGGCTAACAGGGGGAGTGACCCCTGTTTGGGTCGGGCGTCTCTCGCGTATGCGGTTGTCCATCCTAATGCATAGCGAAATCATGCCGTCCAGGCCGGCAGGTTCATCCCGAGCTGCCAGCTCGTCCTTCATTTGTTTACTGAGTCCTCGGTCAAATGCACTGATCAATGCTTTCATTCCATCCAAAGTCGGCTGCTAGTGTGCGGAATTCCACCGAGTAATCTGCCACACTCTGGGTTCCCTGACTGATCCGTAACAGTCGCCCCCGGTGTTTCCAGTGGCGTCTGGGTGATCGAAGACGCTCCTCATTCTTTCCAGAAACTCCGCCAGGGAAAATGATGAAAGGGGTTGGCTAGCGTGCATAGCCTCTGCCCAGGCCAACGCTCTACCCCGTAGTAACCCCACAATGTAATTTACCTTGGATTGGCCGGAGGCAAATGTCACGGGATGCTGGCAGAAAACCAGGGAACACTGCAGCAGGAAGCCCCGGCACCTGGTAACGTCCCCGGTGAAGGGGTCCGGGTCCGAAGCATAGGAATCCCGCAGTGCTGGTAATGACAGTGGGTTAGCAGGAGTAGCTGGCGGGGAGGATGCCATGGGAACCGTAGCTGAGAGATTGGTGGTTAACCTGGAAACTTGGTGTGTGAGTTGCGTGATCTGGGTGACCATGGCCTGGTTGCTGTCAGAGAGTGCCCAGAGAACCTGTTCGTGTTGCCCATGAAGAATCCCTTGGCTGGTTAACGCTTGGTGGAATGGCGCTACTTCCCAGATTGGTGTCTGCTGGGCCCCTTGTGGCTAGATCGTTCTGTCGTAATGTACGAACcggaacccacaaatgcagaacacaaggagtAAATGAggtaagtcagtatttattcaaacagagGAAATTAATGAATATAGTATTTTATTGAGGGTGTAGCTGTCCTCTACAGCTCTTGAGGATGTAGTGAACCCAATCCTGGGCAGACTGCGCAGATCCAGGAGCGGAGAATGGCGATGCTCTTTCACAAGTTAACACCTTGAACCTGATACCAAAAATGTGGCATCCAGGGTTCAAAACAATCAGGAAAGCATCACCAGGCATCTCAACAGCACATAACCCTGTATCAGCTTTTAAAAGGATTCTTGGTTGAAGATTCGTCTTCAACATCTCTGATCAGAGTCAACTTCCCTTGGTGCTTTTTCAATACAGTCAACTCTGATAATCCtgctctacatttcagaggagtACTAATATCACAGCAAACCTGTGACATCACCATACTGTATGAATAATATGGGACTATGGAAACTACATACACAGTCCCACAACACACTGGAGAACTGGAGAACTATATGGCAGTCAACTCATAGAGTGCGTACAttccttttctctcccattAGGTGGAGATGGCATTGCATATATGCCAACATATACATCACTTCTGATGTAGCTATGATAAGCTGATTGAACTGTGACACGAAAATGTTCAGCTGTGAGAGAGGGGGTGTGCATTGGCCTTTTATTCATGAAATAGTGTTTTATTAAGTTGGACGGTGTAgttcctcattcgtccaggagtgttctatcgtatgTAGCCCAGTGGTAAATTCGGGTATTATAGTGTAAGGGAAACTGGGTGGGTTATGATTGATCCCTCTTATTCTCAAAACCCAGTGACATgactattaaaatgtaaacgtttatttactttaaataaataagtgacaactgattttcaaataagtaaatactaatttattttacatgattaAAGGGagatcaataatttattttatttcatgacaGTGATTAAAACTAAAGgttaaagtttatattattttgttaaataatattATCAGAGATTTTATGCAGCTATCCTTTTATTACTTTATCCttcctgtgtttatgtgacCGCTTTTTATTGGTCATTTGAGTATTCACGCTGTATTGTGAGTAGTGTTTGGCTGCATGCACGTAAAAACGGGGTACACGTGACGGGAGAGAGGGACACGGATGAAAAGTGCTGGAAGCAGTTTTTCCCTCGctcgttttttttttggctcgcTCTCTCTTGCTGGACCCGTGGGGAGCACGGGACGCTCGCACGGGACGCTCGCACGTttagagagaaggaaaaagacgCTAAAAAGAGCCACTAAAGTCGACGAAACTGAGAGGGAGGTTCAGAGAAGGGGACCGTTTGTGACTGAGAAACGAGGCCGGCGACCCGTCTGACGGAGCGGACGCCGCGATCGGAGGTAGCCGAGCTAGCTAGCCACGGCGGGCGCACACGAGGCAGAGCTGTTGGTTCATCGCACCGCACCTGCGTATCCGGACCAGTCTTTTCGACGCTCTCAATGTTTTGTAAGTGTCAGTTCAGCGCACTCAATGTTTTGCGAGACCAAAACAGGCCTGCAacgttgttttttcttttttcttcttcgtTCAATCGGTACCGTGGTGAGTCAACTGGAACACGTATGTGTGACTGGGCCCAACACTGCATTAGCTAACACTTGTTACAGGACACTTGACACGTTTTTGTAAAGTTCTCTGTGCATTCTCAATATTTAGGAAAGATATAAGGGAGGAAGATTTTTACACCCCTTATTTTGGTATAAAACGTGTGATTTAAAGGgattaagattattatttaattgtttggGATAtcttttggttatttatttttgtacattttgtcataattagggacttttatattgtgttttaggggaagttttatatttcatttgccaAATCCTTTTGATTCATTAAACAAGGGTTTTacccatttattttctaaactaaaAACCATCTCTGGGTCtcattattgttaaatattccTGTCAAAAGGTTTTACAATTGAGTAGAAACTCATTAGGTGCACCTTTGTGGTATCCACCTGAACTACAACGAACCCAAGCACCCTCATTCTCACGTATGTAACATACAGAGTGGTTGTATGGGTGCTacacgtagaaaaggtttcagtcgtagtcatctggacactgttttcagaatcaagacgtttcggctcccatccggaagtcagtctcaattgtgaaaaaatgggacgggaactagaaatttaagctaccctgtgttacataagccctgccctcaagAAGGAggctacctgagtatctgttgattagctagtttcacctgaaactgacctaattgtttccatgatggcccagtaaacAGTAATCAgacctattgttttctggctgcacctccctcatcactgttaagtacctgaatagcatatgattggcgtgacaaaggtgctaatacactgtgatagactttgggcagattgaatctcagaccaccatttcttttttcacaaaaatggcttcctttgacaccccgttcaaaccaactcttctctctacttagaatcttcacctcgctgtcttcaaatgtgtggtttgtagcttttagatgcaaatgcacggcgctctgcaatcctgagttagcgtgtcgtctgtgctgataaagttttttgtgaagtggctgtttggtctcacctatgtaccgttctttgcagttttcctcactgcattgaatggagtaaactacattgctctgtttttgtgtgggcatcttgtccttagggtgaacgagtttctgtcttaaagtgttgcttggtttaaagaaaacaggaacatcgtgctgtctaaagatcctttgtagtttttcagacagtccagatacataaggaatggagacaccgttccttcttggttctgttccacttttgtcctgttttttggctcttttaactttgttgatagcccaagtaggataaccacaggctgagagtgcattctggacatgcctttcctctttcttcttaccctctgagccggtgggcacttcttgggctctatgttgtaatgtccggattacagccagcttgtgctgtaatggatggtgtgagtcaaagagcaagtattgatccgtatgtgttggtttcctgtacacttctatctggagctttccgtcctctcctctgagtgtagaacaatcaagaaaggccaggcggtttggcatcctctcgtgtgaacttgatgttggggtccacagtattgatatgctctgagaacgcttccaagtcttgtttcttgattttcacaaaggtgtcatccacgtagcggtaccaatgacttggtggtgtgcccgggaacgaggataatgccttcttctcaaagtgttccatgtacaggttggccacgatgggagagaccggagagcccatagcacagccgtgaatctgtctgtagaagtgtccccggaattggaagtaggttgtgttaagacagatgtctaatagtttgcatatgtgttcaggtgtaagcttggtcctttgctgcaaggtggagtccacctgcagtcttctcctcaccgctgtcactgcttctgaggtcgggatgcaggtgaacaaggacacaacatcataagaaacatcatctgggtccaactggagatgtttcactttgtccacaaatttttGTTAAGTTCTTTTTCGTTCGTTCGTTTTAAAATAGtacaagcagcagagaagaagggATGCTGCTTGTCTGTAGTGAATAAATGGATAGCGATGGTTAATGACAGCAAAATATTTGATTGTATACTTTAATTAACAACTTTATGGACTAATGTTGTTAGCCCACTAGCCATGCTAGCTCCTGTAGTTAATGTTTACAATCAGTCTAAGTTCAGAAAAGTGAAGTTCATTGGATGAACTGTAACCTGGAAGATGTGGAAAACCAGTAACCAATCATACCTGACATCTGTCGTAAACAATAcattgccagtttattaggtacacacagctaaaatgaatgctatttattattttatctacCCCATTTATttcaatgagggtaggctaaataacagaaactgtataatgcaataaagttcaacagcaccacaaacacctcaacacctctttaaaacagaaactcaacatcataaccttcatgaagggaggattcaTTGCAGGACtgctgtattagactgcattagttttagctaaatATACCCAATAAACTGccaactgagtgtatttaataagttaataaaacAATGGAAACAGCAGTAAACTGcatacattttcacagcaggaTTTTTCTGCTCAAAGGCAAGTGTGACGGTGTCATGGTTCCTGGTGGCCTTGGCTTGTTTTGAGTGTTTATGTTCCAGTGTTGTGTCAAATTCTGTTTTCCCACCAATTTAGTGTAATCTTGTGACACGTCTTGATAACCTAACCTAAGCCCTAACCCCAAACACAGAAGTAATAAAACATCATTTGAAAGGGAAAACTAATTCAACATCAGACTGAACCTTGGGTGTAGGCCTGGTCACCAGACATTCGCCCCTGAACTCCCCTCCCAGGCCTGGCTCCGAGAGTGGGCTTCAGTTTTTCTCTTCTAAAAAGTTTGCTCTGTTCATTAGTCAATTGACAATGGTTCATTAATTGCTCTTACTCTGGCCCTTTGCCTTGGGAAACCCTAGCAGGAGTTATTGTGATTGTTCCTCAGTACTGACAACAAGATAtatcactttatttatatttatgagcATGTTTTGTGAACTGCAGGTCAAGTTGGCTGCAGGACACAAGTTTGACAGAGATGTTGAACTGCTGATTTATTACAAAGATGCCCACCAGCCCACTGCTGTGGTGGAGGCAGGACAGGCCTCTGCCAAGCCTGGTGACTGCACATTAGTGAAGTTGTTACTTTGCTACCAAGAAGCTCATTACCTTTAAACTGATGTAATGAGTTAAATGTAAGAGGTCCTCTGTGTTTCAGGCACTCTGATGGCACCCAGGCTGTGATGCCTTCAGTCGCCTCATACGGCGAGTTTCTGCTCTTATTGGATCGATCTGGCAGTATGGATATTCCTATGAACAACAGCAAGATTCATTAGACTCGCATTGGCAGTACCAGGGTATTCATTATGTGTTATTTGTTATAAAGTCATTCATAGTGTCCCTGCCTTCccaagcttttctttttttcccctcaaattGTTTTGAACATGTGTTCAAACTTTTCAACTTTCTGAACTTGTTATGCAACAACGTGGCCAGAACTTTATGCTGATAGGTGGAGGTCTGGCTTGCAGGACAAATGCATTGGAATAAATCTAGAAGAATTTTGAATTAGTGTCATTTTGAAATTCAGTGTCCACTAAAGTTCATGTATCCCCTCTGTGTGGTGCATGATTTCTCAGACTGTGTTATGGAACACCGCACAGAGAAATATGTTGTCTCATATGTGTGCCTTTATGCATGACTCATGAATGAAGTTTCAGGTTCAAAGATTCAGGTTTAATTTTTTGAAGTGACAAGTAACAATTTCCGATACACAGCAACGTTAAAACAATTCTTTGTCTTGTTACATGACTTGTCCTGGATAGATGAAGCACAGTGCAAATATACTAAGGCACACCATATTATAAAGGTAGATAGTGCAAAGAGTAACATGTAAAGGTTGGAGGATGGAGTAAATCTGCTTCTGTGTACCAATCCTGAAGGATAAGCCAGTTTAATGAAAACCTCAGAGTCCCAGAGCGTCTTTCTGCACGTTGCAACCCAACAGTGCATTTCCAGCTTCcacacactctgtcacacatggtgctgaaaaaaaaccccacacaaaACAAGTTGTCAGCAGTGGAGACTGAATGTGGGCAAACAGCTGATTTGAACCTTCACACACTGTTAAATACAGCAGATCAGCACTTATTATTATGGTTATTACCATTCTGAGCACAGAGCCATGACACAGCCTTCATAGCCAGAAGCTCCCACTCTTCCTGAGCATCCATCTTGAAACC of Siniperca chuatsi isolate FFG_IHB_CAS linkage group LG7, ASM2008510v1, whole genome shotgun sequence contains these proteins:
- the LOC122878970 gene encoding dynein regulatory complex subunit 4-like, with protein sequence MAVSLRNFDHKVRKQRQKELKELKLECKELDQKISKVQLDRDNLHKTFTENIQKVQLKADSNIMRLEKKLKDLTDNVKKTQAQFSSVLSASNVDQSALGGVINKMEEYLDSVIILSRTCSLEKLRFPRPIRICC